From the Campylobacter volucris genome, the window CAGAGCCCATAGACTAACCCAAGAAGAATATCAAAAAGAAATTGCAAGATTTTATCAAATAGAAAGATATCTCAAATCTCAAAATAATCTTGAAAATTTTTCTCAAGAACTTTTTGCTCATATGAAAAATTTATTTAAAAATATGGATGAATTTAAAAATTACATCGATATTTTAGAAGAAAAAGAAGCAACTCACAACAATTATCTTTCAAAAATTTACAATATCGCTTAATATTAACAAAACTTTGCCGATAATACTTATGAATCCAAACAAAAGGAGTAAGTTATGGGCGAAGTTACTAACAATCAGGCAAGCTTAATGCTTAACATTGCAACTACTGTGATGAAAAAAACTATAGAAGCAAACGAAAATGCTGTAATGCAAGTACTCGAAGGCGTAAATGCAAACACTGCTCCAACTACTACTCCTACTAATAGTTCAGGATCGCTTGACATTTACGCTTAATCTTTTCTCTTCAATTTAAAAATATTGGCATAGCTTTTGCTTAATTTAAGTTAAGCAATATTTTTAAAGAGAAGAGTTATGTTTATTAGTTCAAATATCAATCCGTATCAAAATTTTGCAAATTCTTCCTTTGCAAAGTTAGAAAATTTAGAACCTAAAAAAGATACCGCCAACAATGTCGCTCAAAATGATTTTACAAAATCTAAAGAAAATTTTGACAATGATTATAAAATAACCTATGCAAGTGAATTTGGCTTTAGGATAGACGAAAAAGGATTTTTTGAAAAAGACTTAAATAAAAGCGCAAAGATTCCTCTTGATTATGATATAAATATCAAAAGTATTAGAGAAATTTCAAAACAATTAACCAAATTAGATGAAAATTTAAACTACAATAAAATTGATTTGCCAAAACTTTTAAATTCATACCATAACACCTTAAAAACCATTAATCCCGAATTTGAAAATAATGATAATTCTTTTCTTAACAAAAGCACTATTTTGAGCTTAAATCAAGGATACAGCTATGATTATGATGGAAAAATTTTAAAAGTATATGAAAATTCCAAAGAACTTCAAGAGGCAAAAGATGCTAATAAAAATTTAAACACCCTAATGCTTGATAATAAAATTGGAGATTTTGCTTTCAATTCTAGCGTCGAAAATACTTCAAATAATCCTATAATCAAACCTTATTTAAGTAAAAACGGAGAAGTTACAAAAAGTGGGTTATTATTAAATTATATTTATAATGATGTAAAAAGTCAAAATGAACAAAAAGCAAATTTTTTCATGTCTCCTATAGAGCTTGATTTTTCCTCTAATGTAAAATTTCAAAAATTAATGAGAGGTGAGCTAGATCCAAAAGATTTCATCGATGAAAACAATAAAGAAAAAATGAGCTTTGATTTATATCTTTACATAAATGGAGTGGATAAAAACACTACTTCAGAAGATAAACTTTCTGTATTTTTTCAACAATACATCAACTATCAACACAGTATCAATATGGAAGAATTTGCAAATTCTAGTTCTATATATAGCCTTTATGTGGAACAAACTCAAAATAGTTTTGAAAAACTCAAAAATGACTTCAATCATAAAAGCGATCATATCGATCTTGAAAAAATAAACTCCCAAAAAGCGTTTTTAGATACTCAGTTTTTAGAAAATAGAAAAAGACAAGCTAATATCAATAAAATTTTACACTCTTATTTGAATGCAATGGCTTAACTTGTGTTAAAATATCAACCATATTTTACACAAGCTAAAAACTTACCTAAAGTTTAAAGTTAAATTTAATATTTTAGTGTATATTACAAAAAAAGATAAAAATTATCCTAATTAAAAGGAGTAAAATTTTGAAAGTATATTTGGATAATAATGCAACAACACAATTAGCTCCAGAAGCATATGAGCTTATGAAACCTTTTTTTGAAGAAAATTATGGAAATCCAAATAGTCTTCATCAATGGGGCAGTGCAACACACCCTGCTTTAAAAGAGGCTATGGATAAACTTTATACTGGACTTGGAGCAAGTGATTTAGATGATATTATCATCACATCCTGTGCCACTGAGAGTATAAATTGGGTATTAAAAGGTGTATATTTTGATCAAATTTTAAACAAAAATAAAAATGAAATAATCATTTCAAGCGTCGAGCATCCTGCCGTAGCTGCAACAGCTATGTTTTTGAAAAATTTAGGTGTTAAGGTTATAGAGCTTGGAGTTGATCATGAAGGAATCCCAAGCGTACAAGATCTAAAAAATGCAATTTCAGACAAAACAGCTCTTGTAAGCATAATGTGGGCAAATAATGAAACAGGAATGATTTTTCCTATAGAAGAAATGGCTCAAGTTGCTCATGAACATGGAGCATTGTTTCACACAGATGCTACTCAAGCAGTGGGTAAAATAAAAGTAAATTTGACAAAAGCTGGGGTTGATTTTGCCTCATTTTCTGCACATAAATTCCATGGACCAAAAGGAGTTGGAGGATTATTTATAAAAAAAGGTTTAGAACTTACTCCTTTATTGCATGGTGGAGAGCATATGGGAGGAAGAAGAAGTGGAACTTTAAATGTTGCTTATATTATTGCTATGGCAGAAGCTTTAAGAATAGCAAACAATATGCTTGATTTTGAAAATTCCCATATTAGAAGATTAAGAGATAAATTGGAAGATTTAATTTTAACTATACCTGATACTAGCGTGGTAGGAGATAGATCAAGAAGAGTACCAAATACTATTTTAGCTAGTATAAAAGGTGTTGAAGGAGAAGCTATGCTTTGGGATTTAAATAAAAATGGCATAGCAGCAAGCACTGGTTCAGCCTGTGCTAGTGAAGCACTTGAAAGCAATCCTATCATGGAAGCAATTGGCGCAGAAAATGATTTAGCTCATACTGCTTTAAGACTTTCTTTGTCAAGATTTAACACAGAAGAAGAAATCGATTATGCAGCTGATCAAATAAAAAAAGCAACACAAAGATTAAGACAAATTTCAAGCACTTATGCTTATAAGCCACAAAATAATTAAAGGATAAAAAATGGCAAAAAATAATTTAATTGGTGGATCAATTTGGGATGAATACTCAAATAAAGTTCAAGATAGAATGAATAATCCAAGACATATGGGTGAATTTACAGAAGATGATGCAAAACAAGCAAATGCAAAATTAATCGTAGCTGATTTTGGAGCTGAAAGTTGTGGTGATGCTGTTAGACTTTATTGGCTTGTAGATGAAAAAACGGATAAAATTATAGATGCTAAATTTAAAAGCTTTGGTTGTGGAACAGCTATAGCAAGTAGCGACACCATGGCTGAACTTTGCATAGGAAAAACAGTAGATGAAGCCGTTAAAATCACAAATTTAGATGTAGAATTTGCGATGAGAGATAATCCTGAAACTCCAGCAGTTCCACCTCAAAAAATGCATTGTTCTGTTATGGCTTATGATGTTATAAAACAAGCTGCAGCTCAATACAAAGGAGTTAATCCTGAAGATTTTGAAGATCAAATCATAGTTTGTGAGTGTGCTAGAGTAAGTCTTGGAACAATAAAAGAAGTTATAAAATTAAATGATTTAAAAAGTGTAGAAGAAATCACTCAATATACAAAAGCAGGAGCTTTTTGTAAATCCTGTGTAAAAGCTGGTGGTCACGAAAAAAGAGAATATTATCTAGTAGATATATTAGCCCAAACTCGTGCTGAGATGGATAAAGAAAAATTAAAAGAGCAAAGCAAAGGCGATCTTTCTTTTGATGAAATGACCACGGTTGGACAATTAAAAGCCGTAGAAGCTGTTTTAGATAGCGATGTGCGTCCTATGTTACATGGTGATGGTGGGGATTTAGAAGTAATTGATATTCAAAAAAGCGATAATAAAAATATAGATATATATATTCGTTATTTAGGAGCTTGCAGTGGTTGCTCAAGCGGAAGTGGTGCGACTTTATATGCTATTGAAAACATCTTACAAGAAGAACTTAGCCCAAATATACGCGTTATTCCAGTTTAAGTAGTTTTCTACTTAAACTTTTTATACAAAAATAAACCTTTTATGATAAAATATTTATTTAATCTATATTAAAAGGTTATTTTTATGCAAAGACTTCAAAATCTTATAAAAAGCGAAACTTTTCCTGGAGTTTTATTAATATTTTTTACAGTACTTGCTCTGATTTTACAAAATAGTTCATTAACTAATCAATATACAGATTTTTTAAATATTCCTTTTGGATTTCAAGCTGGAAGTTTAGAAATTTTCAAACCCTTATTGTTATGGATAAATGATGGTTTGATTGCGATTTTTTTCTTTGCAATTGGACTTGAATTAAAATATGAAGTTACAAGAGGACAATTAAACAGCATAAAAGCCATGTCTTTACCTGTATTTGCAGCACTAGGAGGGATGATAGTTCCAGCTTTAATTTTTGCATTTTTTAATTATAA encodes:
- a CDS encoding NifS family cysteine desulfurase: MKVYLDNNATTQLAPEAYELMKPFFEENYGNPNSLHQWGSATHPALKEAMDKLYTGLGASDLDDIIITSCATESINWVLKGVYFDQILNKNKNEIIISSVEHPAVAATAMFLKNLGVKVIELGVDHEGIPSVQDLKNAISDKTALVSIMWANNETGMIFPIEEMAQVAHEHGALFHTDATQAVGKIKVNLTKAGVDFASFSAHKFHGPKGVGGLFIKKGLELTPLLHGGEHMGGRRSGTLNVAYIIAMAEALRIANNMLDFENSHIRRLRDKLEDLILTIPDTSVVGDRSRRVPNTILASIKGVEGEAMLWDLNKNGIAASTGSACASEALESNPIMEAIGAENDLAHTALRLSLSRFNTEEEIDYAADQIKKATQRLRQISSTYAYKPQNN
- a CDS encoding putative motility protein; the protein is MGEVTNNQASLMLNIATTVMKKTIEANENAVMQVLEGVNANTAPTTTPTNSSGSLDIYA
- a CDS encoding Fe-S cluster assembly scaffold protein IscU; this encodes MAKNNLIGGSIWDEYSNKVQDRMNNPRHMGEFTEDDAKQANAKLIVADFGAESCGDAVRLYWLVDEKTDKIIDAKFKSFGCGTAIASSDTMAELCIGKTVDEAVKITNLDVEFAMRDNPETPAVPPQKMHCSVMAYDVIKQAAAQYKGVNPEDFEDQIIVCECARVSLGTIKEVIKLNDLKSVEEITQYTKAGAFCKSCVKAGGHEKREYYLVDILAQTRAEMDKEKLKEQSKGDLSFDEMTTVGQLKAVEAVLDSDVRPMLHGDGGDLEVIDIQKSDNKNIDIYIRYLGACSGCSSGSGATLYAIENILQEELSPNIRVIPV